In Malania oleifera isolate guangnan ecotype guangnan chromosome 8, ASM2987363v1, whole genome shotgun sequence, a single window of DNA contains:
- the LOC131162790 gene encoding uncharacterized protein LOC131162790, whose amino-acid sequence MDLRSSNANAKGSSDAGPSSMGGSDSDVVLCSVAHQVIAEIAQSSIEQVLHCTDEQKVQYATFKLIGEAEQWWSAVKLLEEQRLVLVALTWGHFKEIFYDCYFLTSIRDAKMEEFLNLIQGHLTMPQYAAKFVELSRFAPFMIPDDFRKAQRFERGLRQAIYEQVAVLQIQDFLELVDKTIVVETNGQRGKGGQS is encoded by the exons atggacctcaGGAGTAGTAATGCAAATGCCAAAGGTAGTAGCGATgcaggaccctccagtatgggaggtagtgattcagatgttgTATTGTGTAGCGTAGCTCATCAGGTTATCGCTGAGATAGCACAGAGTTCCATAGAGCAAG tactgcATTGCACTGACGAACAAAAAGTTCAGTATGCAACATTTAAGCTGATAGGAGAGGCTGAGCAATGGTGGTCAGCGGTGAAGCtcctagaggagcagagactggtACTTGTAGCACTAACCTGGGGACACTTTAAAGAAATCTTTTACGACTGCTACTTCCTCACCTCCATCAGAGATGCTAAGATGGAGGAATTTTTGAATCTGATTCAGGGTCATTTGACAATGCCACAGTACGCCGCTAAGTTTGTGGAATTATCCCGTTTTGCCCCATTTATGATTCCTGATGATTTCAGAAAGGCGCAGAGGTTCGAGAGAGGGTTGAGACAAGCAATCTATGAGCAAGTGGCAGTTTTGCAGATACAGGATTTTTTGGAGCTGGTGGATAAAACCATCGTAGTAGAGACAAATGGGCAAAGGGGTAAAGGGggacagagttag